CATTAACTACATTTTCAAAACAAGGAAAGAGCATGAAAGTTTTTTACGATAAAGACGCCGATTTGTCCCTCATTAAAGGCAAAAAAGTAACCATCATTGGTTACGGATCACAGGGTCACGCACACGCATTGAACCTTAAAGATTCAGGCTGTAACGTGACCGTTGGTTTGCGTAAAGATGGCGCTTCCTGGAGCAAAGCTGCAAATGCTGGCTTGACAGTAAAAGAAGTTGGCGCAGCAGTTAAAGATGCTGACGTAGTGATGATGCTCTTGCCTGACGAGCAAATCGCTGATGTATACAGCAAAGAAGTTCATGGCAATATCAAGCAGGGCGCTGCATTGGCATTCGCTCATGGCTTTAACGTTCACTACGGTCAAGTTCAGCCACGCGCTGACTTGGACGTAATCATGATTGCACCTAAAGCACCAGGCCACACTGTACGTGGTACTTATGCTCAAGGCGGCGGCGTTCCTCATTTGATCGCTGTGTACCAAGATAAATCTGGTTCAGCGCGTGATGTTGCTTTGTCATATGCAACAGCTAACGGCGGTGGTCGTGCCGGCATCATTGAAACTAACTTCCGCGAAGAAACTGAAACTGACTTGTTCGGTGAGCAGGCTGTTCTTTGTGGTGGCGCAGTAGAGTTGATCAAAGCTGGTTTCGAAACTTTGGTTGAAGCGGGTTACGCTCCTGAGATGGCTTACTTCGAGTGCTTGCATGAGCTCAAGTTGATTGTTGACTTGATCTACGAAGGTGGTATCGCCAACATGAACTACTCTATCTCCAATAACGCTGAGTACGGTGAATACGTCACTGGCCCACGTGTTGTGACTGAAGATACTAAGAATGCAATGCGTCAGTGCTTGAAAGACATTCAGACTGGTGAGTACGCCAAGAGCTTTATCTTGGAAAACAAGGCAGGTGCGCCTACTTTGATTTCACGTCGTCGCTT
This genomic stretch from Polynucleobacter corsicus harbors:
- the ilvC gene encoding ketol-acid reductoisomerase, with product MKVFYDKDADLSLIKGKKVTIIGYGSQGHAHALNLKDSGCNVTVGLRKDGASWSKAANAGLTVKEVGAAVKDADVVMMLLPDEQIADVYSKEVHGNIKQGAALAFAHGFNVHYGQVQPRADLDVIMIAPKAPGHTVRGTYAQGGGVPHLIAVYQDKSGSARDVALSYATANGGGRAGIIETNFREETETDLFGEQAVLCGGAVELIKAGFETLVEAGYAPEMAYFECLHELKLIVDLIYEGGIANMNYSISNNAEYGEYVTGPRVVTEDTKNAMRQCLKDIQTGEYAKSFILENKAGAPTLISRRRLNAEHDIEVVGAKLRAMMPWIAKNKLVDQTKN